GGGAGCTGACCCACCGGGCGATCGCGCCGAGCGACATCAGCAGCGTCTACGCCCCCGACTTCTGGGCGGAGCAGCGGCTGATGGAACTGGGGCCGGTGATGGTGTGGCCGACGTCCTGTCTGACCGCGCGGTTCGTGCGCAGCGAGCGGCTGGTGCGCCAGTGCGACCCCGAGGCGTACCACCTGTCGCTGGTGCTCGGCGGCGGGCTGGGGCTCGACCACGTCGGGCGGACCGACTTCTACGGCCCGCGCGATCTGTGGCTGACCGACAGCTCACGGCCGTACGACGTGCGGCCGCCGACCACCCCGGGCCGCCATGTGGTCACCGGGGTGGGGGTGGACTTCCCCAAGGCGTTGCTGCCCATGTCGCCGGACCGGATCCGGCCGCTGCTGGGCCGACGCCTGTCGGGGCGGGAGGGCACGGGCGCCCTGCTGACGGGCTTCCTGGCCGGCCTGGACCGGGAGTCGGAGTTCCTCCAGCCGTCCGACGCGCCCCGGCTGGGCGTGGTCCTGGTCGACCTGCTGGCGGCCTGGTTCGCCCAGGTGCTGGAGGCGGAGGCCTCCCTGCCGCCCGAGACGC
This window of the Streptomyces sp. NBC_01275 genome carries:
- a CDS encoding AraC family transcriptional regulator, translated to MIGTMFRTDDVPVEDRFDYWRELTHRAIAPSDISSVYAPDFWAEQRLMELGPVMVWPTSCLTARFVRSERLVRQCDPEAYHLSLVLGGGLGLDHVGRTDFYGPRDLWLTDSSRPYDVRPPTTPGRHVVTGVGVDFPKALLPMSPDRIRPLLGRRLSGREGTGALLTGFLAGLDRESEFLQPSDAPRLGVVLVDLLAAWFAQVLEAEASLPPETRHRAMIARIRAFIRENLHDPELTPPVIAAAHHISLSYLHRLFQEDAQGETVAAWIRAQRLEGARRDLANPALRGTPIRAIAARWGLLRASDFTRAFRTAYGLSPMEYRVREWSGWEGAGREGSGREDSGREDSGREGSGREQLRSGRRANSSHGLSGNDSPTTHPAS